Proteins found in one Syntrophobacterales bacterium genomic segment:
- the ppcB gene encoding phenylphosphate carboxylase subunit beta has protein sequence MKDMRDFIALCEKEGILKRITAEVDWNLELSTIAKVNEEQGGPALLFENVKGYNTPVLMSAFGTTERLSLVMGMPIGSTLVDLMRKWVEKGGIKIPPRWVDKAPCKENILKGDDIDLFKFPVPKFYPLDGGRYYGTAHYIVSKDPDTGWVNLGTYRAQLLNKNHLGVQFIKGKHADIMLKKYAARKQSMPVASIIGSDPLLFLMGGARLSAFDSEYDLAGALREEPVEVIKGETVDLPIPAHAEIVVEGEVDPEAFMEEGPFGEYTGYYSGVGTDPRNFIKVNCITHRNNPIFWGTTVGKAVTDTHMTLSLTYGATLWQQLVAMRIPGLKAVYCPPEAAGRFIAIISVKQMYPGHADQVATAAISTEMGAYGLKTVIVVDDDIDPWDIPRVLYALAFRFQPNRSQVIKRGRSTPLDPSLPIDARWITGRLLIDATIPYEWKEKPIPVELDPDVLKKVKERWSELGLA, from the coding sequence ATGAAAGACATGAGAGATTTTATAGCGTTATGCGAAAAAGAAGGAATCTTGAAGCGGATTACAGCCGAGGTTGATTGGAATCTGGAGCTTTCGACGATCGCGAAGGTCAACGAAGAGCAGGGCGGCCCGGCGCTCCTTTTTGAAAACGTCAAAGGTTACAATACCCCGGTTCTGATGAGCGCCTTTGGCACGACCGAGCGCTTGTCCCTGGTCATGGGAATGCCTATCGGCTCGACCTTGGTCGATCTGATGCGGAAATGGGTGGAAAAAGGGGGAATCAAGATCCCCCCCAGGTGGGTGGATAAGGCGCCCTGTAAAGAGAATATCCTCAAGGGCGATGATATTGATCTGTTCAAGTTCCCGGTTCCCAAGTTTTATCCGCTGGATGGCGGCCGCTATTACGGCACAGCCCACTATATTGTTTCTAAAGACCCGGATACGGGGTGGGTCAACCTCGGGACATACCGGGCGCAGCTTCTCAACAAGAATCACCTGGGCGTCCAGTTTATCAAAGGCAAGCATGCGGACATCATGCTGAAAAAGTATGCGGCGAGAAAACAATCCATGCCGGTTGCCTCGATCATTGGGAGCGATCCGCTGCTCTTTCTGATGGGCGGGGCCCGTTTGTCGGCATTCGATTCCGAATATGATTTGGCCGGCGCCTTGCGCGAGGAGCCGGTGGAGGTTATCAAGGGCGAAACGGTTGATTTGCCTATCCCCGCGCATGCGGAAATCGTTGTCGAGGGCGAGGTGGATCCCGAGGCGTTTATGGAAGAAGGGCCTTTCGGCGAATATACCGGCTATTATTCCGGGGTGGGAACAGACCCCCGTAATTTTATCAAGGTCAACTGCATTACCCACCGGAACAATCCCATTTTCTGGGGAACTACCGTCGGCAAGGCTGTAACCGATACCCACATGACCCTGTCCTTGACATACGGGGCCACTCTGTGGCAGCAGCTCGTAGCCATGAGGATTCCCGGTCTCAAGGCCGTTTACTGCCCTCCGGAAGCCGCGGGGAGGTTCATAGCTATAATCTCCGTCAAGCAGATGTACCCCGGACATGCCGATCAGGTTGCCACGGCGGCCATCTCTACGGAAATGGGCGCCTATGGTCTTAAAACCGTCATTGTGGTCGATGACGATATCGATCCCTGGGACATCCCCAGGGTCCTTTATGCATTGGCTTTCCGCTTCCAGCCCAACCGCTCGCAGGTTATCAAGCGCGGCCGCTCGACGCCGCTTGACCCCTCGCTGCCGATTGACGCCCGGTGGATCACGGGGCGCTTGCTCATTGACGCGACGATCCCGTATGAATGGAAGGAAAAGCCGATCCCGGTCGAGCTTGATCCCGACGTCCTCAAAAAGGTAAAGGAGCGATGGTCGGAGTTGGGTTTGGCGTAG
- a CDS encoding LysR family transcriptional regulator has product MLNFNQLRVFYHAARTLSFTLAAKELFITQPAVTAQVKSLEDCCGIKLFKRKGRGLCLTDEGKTLYVCALRVFEYEKEIENVIQDMRQLKRGVLRVGASKAYTLYAMPFLIHAFHLQHPLIKINVNEGNSTDLIQSLHDLQIEVGLIATPENRTDLTLIPFAREEIMLIMAPDHHLAKKECITLNDISQEPIIMKHGGSGTRRVLDRFFSEHQFSPNILMETSNDGLIIEMVKRGEGISFLVKPLLAAELENGQIVTAPIGGTKLWMNISIAYLRDQSLSKAAQAFIDMLVDMTPANTASTDITDIMSRLRAQPRYYPTTRD; this is encoded by the coding sequence ATGCTTAATTTTAATCAGCTCCGGGTATTCTATCACGCTGCCAGAACTTTGAGTTTTACCCTCGCGGCCAAGGAACTTTTTATTACCCAGCCGGCCGTGACTGCCCAGGTAAAATCCCTTGAAGACTGTTGCGGCATAAAATTATTCAAGAGAAAAGGCCGGGGGCTGTGCCTGACCGATGAAGGAAAAACCCTTTATGTGTGCGCCCTCCGGGTTTTCGAGTATGAAAAGGAGATTGAAAATGTCATCCAGGACATGCGGCAATTAAAGAGGGGCGTCCTGAGGGTGGGGGCGTCAAAGGCATACACTCTATATGCCATGCCCTTTCTTATCCATGCCTTTCATCTGCAGCACCCCCTGATCAAGATCAATGTAAACGAAGGGAACTCAACCGATCTTATCCAGAGCCTGCACGACCTGCAGATCGAAGTTGGTTTGATTGCCACGCCTGAAAACAGAACTGATCTGACATTAATCCCCTTTGCCCGTGAAGAAATAATGCTCATCATGGCCCCCGACCACCATCTGGCGAAAAAAGAATGCATAACCCTGAACGACATCAGCCAGGAGCCAATAATCATGAAGCATGGCGGTTCCGGCACAAGGCGCGTGCTCGACAGGTTTTTCTCTGAACATCAATTCAGTCCCAATATTCTTATGGAGACAAGCAATGATGGGCTAATAATCGAGATGGTAAAAAGGGGCGAAGGGATTTCTTTTTTGGTAAAACCCTTGCTCGCCGCGGAACTTGAGAATGGCCAAATTGTTACAGCCCCGATAGGCGGTACCAAACTTTGGATGAATATCAGCATTGCCTATCTCCGAGACCAATCCCTTTCCAAGGCGGCTCAGGCGTTCATCGACATGCTGGTTGACATGACCCCCGCGAACACGGCATCCACTGATATCACCGATATTATGAGCAGACTCCGCGCGCAGCCAAGATATTATCCAACAACCAGGGATTAA
- a CDS encoding Tm-1-like ATP-binding domain-containing protein: MEEERVIAVIGTFDSKAEEHLFLRDAIQGRGFKTAMVHLGTKGPSSFKADYDLYADVIAPNPRKNISRDEAIELVIDHAGPLISKLHSQGRICGLISAGGGTGTYISTALMRQLPIGVPKVMVSTVASRDMAKTVGTKDITMIHSVVDILGVNSISGMILDMAAGAVCGMAARTWRPACAKPRIAMSFFGFVTRAAENIRGHLESQGYEVIPFHANGTGGTAMEELAAEGCFAGILDLATHELADELMGGYCKGIKPNRLMSNNGKGIPRLVIPGGLDCAVFEFTRETIPAEFAGRKLFFYDFRSAIRLDYQETGQIAAQLIEKLNAGKSLVKVLIPSRGWSEADGEACPLWDPEVSQSFVGAIRQGLRSDISLIESDRHINDPSFGRQAAEVMHGMVQQSVRI, from the coding sequence ATGGAAGAGGAGCGGGTAATTGCCGTCATCGGAACATTTGATTCCAAGGCGGAAGAACATCTGTTTCTGAGGGACGCCATTCAAGGGCGGGGTTTTAAAACAGCAATGGTCCACCTGGGGACAAAGGGGCCGTCGTCCTTTAAGGCCGACTATGACCTGTACGCGGACGTTATCGCCCCGAATCCGCGAAAAAATATCAGCCGGGATGAGGCAATTGAACTGGTCATTGACCATGCCGGGCCGCTAATCAGCAAGCTGCACTCTCAGGGACGCATTTGCGGACTGATATCGGCCGGCGGAGGCACCGGAACGTATATCAGCACTGCCCTGATGCGTCAGCTCCCCATAGGAGTCCCCAAGGTGATGGTTTCTACCGTGGCATCCCGCGATATGGCGAAGACTGTCGGCACCAAGGACATCACGATGATTCACAGCGTGGTGGATATTTTGGGCGTCAACAGCATTTCGGGCATGATTCTGGATATGGCAGCCGGCGCCGTCTGCGGGATGGCCGCAAGGACGTGGCGCCCCGCTTGTGCAAAGCCTCGCATTGCCATGTCTTTTTTTGGATTTGTCACGCGTGCCGCCGAGAATATCCGGGGTCATCTGGAGTCGCAGGGATATGAGGTTATCCCGTTTCATGCCAATGGCACAGGTGGAACGGCAATGGAAGAGCTGGCCGCCGAGGGCTGCTTTGCGGGTATCCTGGATCTCGCCACGCACGAGCTGGCCGACGAGCTGATGGGCGGATACTGCAAGGGAATCAAACCGAACAGGCTGATGTCAAACAATGGTAAAGGCATCCCGCGCCTGGTGATTCCCGGGGGGTTGGATTGCGCGGTCTTCGAGTTTACCCGCGAGACGATCCCCGCTGAATTTGCCGGGCGGAAGCTGTTTTTTTACGATTTTCGTTCCGCAATTCGCTTGGACTATCAGGAGACCGGGCAGATAGCCGCCCAACTGATCGAAAAACTGAATGCCGGCAAGTCTTTAGTCAAGGTGCTTATTCCCAGTCGAGGCTGGTCCGAAGCTGACGGCGAAGCCTGCCCCTTATGGGATCCCGAGGTCAGCCAATCCTTTGTGGGCGCAATCAGGCAGGGGCTGCGTTCCGATATCAGCTTGATTGAGTCTGACCGCCATATTAACGATCCCTCCTTTGGCAGGCAGGCGGCGGAAGTAATGCACGGCATGGTTCAGCAGTCCGTCCGCATCTGA
- a CDS encoding PEP/pyruvate-binding domain-containing protein: MAEKWSYWLKDVCQDHNDIIGKKCANLGELTRAGFNVPPGYALSVDAYSRFMKETDASKLVLKYLEDFKADPNDLAETLKYEKAAQDIREIVEGIKMPPDMEETVKSYYGELCKIAGCENIYVATRSAGPASHPGQYETYLNVSGADDVVANVVRVWSSTFNARSIIARARLNLPLHYDPIGVAVLTMVDAKAAGVMFTINPVNGDVLKVAIEGSFGFGEAVVSGNVTPDRYLVDKVSLEIEEKIISDKGSEFVYNPETREMEYAELPLEQRKAQCLEDREVIELTRIAKRVEAHFGCPQDTEWSISRSLPFPDNIFLVQARPESVWGKKKRGSVLGKKTGLELLLEKAVTPTKVNNVGI, encoded by the coding sequence ATGGCGGAAAAATGGAGTTACTGGCTAAAAGATGTTTGCCAGGACCACAACGATATTATTGGTAAAAAATGCGCCAACCTGGGAGAGTTGACGAGGGCGGGGTTTAACGTCCCTCCTGGCTATGCTCTGAGCGTGGACGCGTACAGCAGGTTTATGAAAGAGACGGACGCCTCAAAACTTGTATTGAAGTATTTAGAGGACTTTAAGGCCGATCCCAACGATTTGGCCGAGACCCTGAAATACGAAAAGGCGGCCCAGGATATAAGGGAAATTGTGGAAGGGATAAAAATGCCTCCTGATATGGAGGAGACCGTAAAAAGCTACTACGGGGAATTGTGCAAAATTGCGGGATGTGAAAATATATATGTAGCTACCCGTTCTGCAGGGCCGGCAAGCCATCCCGGTCAGTATGAGACATATTTGAATGTAAGCGGGGCAGATGATGTTGTTGCCAATGTGGTGCGCGTCTGGTCGAGCACGTTCAATGCACGCTCCATAATAGCAAGGGCAAGGCTCAATTTGCCGTTGCATTATGACCCGATAGGAGTGGCGGTATTGACAATGGTTGATGCAAAGGCGGCAGGGGTTATGTTTACGATCAACCCTGTTAATGGCGATGTATTGAAGGTAGCGATAGAGGGGAGCTTCGGTTTCGGCGAAGCTGTGGTTTCCGGGAATGTAACGCCTGACAGGTATCTGGTTGATAAAGTTAGTTTGGAGATTGAAGAAAAGATAATTTCCGATAAGGGAAGTGAATTTGTCTATAACCCGGAGACCAGAGAAATGGAATATGCGGAGCTGCCTCTGGAGCAAAGGAAGGCTCAGTGTTTGGAAGATAGAGAAGTTATCGAGCTTACGAGGATAGCCAAAAGGGTTGAAGCGCATTTCGGCTGCCCCCAGGATACAGAGTGGTCTATCTCGAGAAGCCTTCCCTTCCCGGATAATATCTTTCTGGTGCAGGCTCGTCCGGAGAGCGTGTGGGGCAAGAAAAAGAGGGGTTCCGTGCTTGGTAAAAAGACCGGGTTGGAGTTGCTGCTGGAAAAGGCTGTCACCCCGACTAAAGTTAATAATGTAGGCATTTAG
- a CDS encoding PEP-utilizing enzyme, mobile region, translated as MAEEKKFPYAEEVKFPPAMAGWEEMYPPHRLFSKDRDDWEKRHFWYQDKIHDPEALYPLDDIFNEAWQISLSQYTTRVFCIPPAQGVQQRMLGCYMYISAVEPPPPEVIGEKAEVFGKRLPYVLQNYDMLWQKWLEKFQTLGRDMQNVKVPEELPKYVPDEDIFPVTKGYTPAYEVMAAFNTLVNQIFLGWQYHFEYLNLAYLAYLMFVDTAKKLFPGIKDGAVMKMVAGVDAAMFRPDEELCRLSRLAVAQRPVGDILKKNISADEKMKELQGTQEGRAWLEELEKIKDPWFFVSCASGWFHYEGSWVNKPDVPFSYMQSYVERLEKGEKIERSLKAIEKEREGLVEEYKKLIMAEDDRKSFEDAYNAVRTIYQFTENHIFWVENWFHTIWFDKVRKFGNLLVKYNVLKKTDDIFLFNRFEVPMLLEDMVTAWALGVGAPTRSKYWMEKAEKREKILAAAREWAPVPGLGVPPEEVSEPFTVMLWGITSDKVEEWLKGADLSANEIKGFASSSGVVEGPARVIKLSQNIVELKPGEILVCPSTNPSWAPVFTKIKAAVTDIGGLTCHASIVSREYGLPSVTGTGVATSIIKTGDILRVDGGNGIVTIVKRACG; from the coding sequence ATGGCAGAAGAAAAAAAGTTTCCTTATGCAGAAGAGGTAAAGTTCCCGCCGGCAATGGCAGGTTGGGAGGAAATGTACCCGCCGCATCGTTTATTCAGCAAGGATAGGGATGATTGGGAGAAGCGGCATTTCTGGTATCAGGATAAGATCCATGATCCGGAAGCGCTGTATCCGCTCGATGATATCTTCAATGAGGCATGGCAGATTTCTCTTTCCCAATATACCACGAGGGTTTTCTGCATTCCTCCTGCCCAGGGGGTGCAGCAGCGGATGTTAGGCTGCTATATGTATATATCGGCTGTTGAACCGCCGCCGCCCGAGGTTATTGGAGAAAAGGCGGAGGTTTTCGGGAAAAGGCTGCCCTACGTCCTGCAGAATTACGATATGTTATGGCAAAAATGGCTTGAGAAGTTCCAGACTCTCGGAAGGGATATGCAAAATGTCAAGGTGCCGGAAGAACTGCCCAAGTATGTGCCGGATGAGGATATTTTCCCTGTGACAAAGGGATATACCCCGGCGTATGAAGTGATGGCGGCGTTCAATACATTGGTAAATCAGATATTTTTAGGGTGGCAATACCACTTTGAGTATCTGAACCTCGCTTACCTTGCCTACCTGATGTTTGTGGATACGGCCAAAAAATTATTCCCGGGTATAAAAGACGGCGCGGTTATGAAAATGGTTGCCGGCGTTGATGCAGCCATGTTCCGTCCGGATGAAGAGTTGTGCAGATTGAGCAGATTGGCTGTGGCGCAGCGGCCGGTTGGCGACATTCTTAAAAAGAATATATCGGCTGACGAGAAGATGAAAGAATTGCAGGGCACGCAGGAGGGCCGGGCCTGGCTGGAGGAGCTTGAGAAGATAAAGGATCCATGGTTCTTTGTATCCTGTGCAAGCGGCTGGTTTCACTATGAAGGCAGTTGGGTAAACAAGCCGGATGTGCCGTTCAGCTATATGCAGAGCTACGTTGAAAGGCTTGAGAAAGGGGAAAAGATCGAGCGGTCGCTTAAGGCCATCGAAAAAGAGAGGGAAGGCCTTGTTGAAGAGTACAAAAAGCTCATAATGGCTGAGGATGACAGGAAGTCCTTTGAAGATGCCTATAATGCGGTCAGAACAATATATCAGTTCACCGAAAACCACATCTTCTGGGTAGAGAACTGGTTCCATACGATATGGTTCGATAAGGTAAGGAAGTTTGGAAATCTGCTGGTAAAGTATAATGTATTGAAGAAGACGGACGATATCTTTCTCTTCAATAGATTTGAAGTGCCAATGCTGCTGGAGGATATGGTGACCGCCTGGGCATTGGGCGTGGGCGCCCCTACGAGAAGCAAATACTGGATGGAGAAGGCAGAAAAGAGAGAAAAGATACTTGCCGCTGCAAGAGAATGGGCGCCTGTTCCCGGACTGGGAGTGCCGCCGGAAGAGGTGTCGGAGCCATTTACCGTAATGCTTTGGGGCATAACCAGCGACAAGGTGGAAGAGTGGCTCAAAGGCGCTGATTTATCGGCAAACGAAATAAAAGGATTTGCATCATCGTCAGGGGTTGTTGAAGGACCGGCCCGGGTAATCAAACTTTCTCAAAATATTGTCGAACTCAAACCCGGCGAGATTCTGGTTTGTCCATCCACCAATCCATCATGGGCGCCGGTCTTTACAAAGATAAAGGCTGCCGTGACCGACATTGGCGGACTTACCTGTCACGCTTCCATAGTCTCGCGCGAGTATGGCTTGCCCTCTGTCACGGGCACTGGAGTTGCAACCTCGATAATCAAGACAGGCGACATACTAAGGGTTGATGGCGGCAATGGGATTGTCACAATCGTGAAAAGGGCTTGCGGATAA
- the iorA gene encoding indolepyruvate ferredoxin oxidoreductase subunit alpha, which translates to MNELLLDSPGEKMLMLGNEAIVRGAIEAGAAVATCYPGTPSSEIGDTFFKIQKESGIYFEYAINEMVALEVAAAAAIAGVRAMCSMKHVGVNVAADFLMSLAYEGVKGGFVLVSADDPSMFSSQNEQDNRMYGKFSGLPVLEPSSIAEAKEMARYAFDLSEMLKEPVILRTTTRINHSTGVISLGPIAGKNSQGSFPKEPLRNTLIPSVSTKLHKLLLANWEKAAGESDQSPYNFVSGEGKLGIITSGVSFNYVSDALQDLALTSRVSVLRIGFSHPLPDRLIKDFIAKCEKILVVEELEPYLEEGVKVKAQEIGSVIPIKGKGDGLFSRAYEFSPSMVRKVIASYFGVTCPTKEAVNIDIPNIPQRPPNLCAGCPHRATYAAMRQACGDEPIYTNDIGCYTLGVLPPLSMSDLSVCMGASIGMGSGMGTATGRKVVSFIGDSTFFHAGIPGLINALHNGHNQTVVIMDNGTTSMTGFQPDPGTAMENMGFNNLSVSIEALVNGIGVKHVTVVKPFKFKKTVEQIKEAIAFPGLSVIISREICPMYEKTFKKQEKRSYFVDHSKCKNHRVCLNTLACPAFYLEGEQVEIDEASCIGCTLCVQVCPENAIRLKKIGE; encoded by the coding sequence ATGAACGAGTTATTGCTGGATAGTCCAGGGGAAAAAATGCTGATGCTCGGCAATGAAGCCATTGTCCGGGGCGCAATCGAGGCGGGCGCGGCGGTTGCAACCTGCTACCCCGGAACCCCCTCTTCGGAGATCGGGGACACCTTTTTCAAAATCCAGAAGGAGTCCGGCATCTATTTCGAATACGCCATCAACGAAATGGTCGCCCTGGAGGTTGCCGCTGCGGCGGCCATCGCAGGGGTACGGGCGATGTGCAGCATGAAGCATGTCGGCGTGAATGTTGCCGCCGATTTTCTGATGTCGCTTGCCTACGAGGGGGTGAAGGGCGGCTTTGTCCTTGTCTCGGCAGACGACCCCTCCATGTTTTCCAGCCAAAACGAACAGGATAACCGCATGTACGGCAAGTTCTCCGGCCTGCCGGTTCTGGAGCCGTCCTCAATTGCCGAAGCCAAAGAGATGGCCCGCTATGCCTTTGATCTTTCCGAAATGCTTAAGGAACCGGTTATCCTGAGAACCACCACGCGCATTAACCATTCCACCGGGGTTATTTCGCTGGGGCCGATCGCCGGGAAAAATTCCCAGGGCTCTTTTCCGAAGGAACCCTTGCGAAACACTCTCATTCCGAGTGTTTCGACGAAATTGCACAAGCTCCTGCTCGCCAATTGGGAAAAGGCCGCCGGGGAATCCGACCAATCCCCGTACAACTTTGTTTCCGGCGAGGGCAAGTTGGGGATAATCACCAGCGGCGTAAGCTTCAATTATGTGAGCGACGCCCTGCAGGATCTCGCGCTGACATCACGCGTAAGCGTCCTGCGCATCGGTTTTTCCCATCCGCTGCCGGACAGGCTGATCAAGGATTTTATCGCCAAATGTGAGAAAATTCTGGTCGTTGAAGAGCTGGAACCCTATCTGGAAGAGGGGGTGAAGGTTAAAGCCCAGGAAATCGGCAGCGTCATCCCGATCAAAGGCAAGGGCGACGGTCTTTTTTCCCGGGCCTATGAATTCAGCCCCAGCATGGTGCGCAAGGTTATCGCTTCCTACTTTGGGGTAACGTGCCCGACGAAGGAGGCGGTAAACATCGACATCCCCAATATTCCCCAGCGGCCCCCCAACCTGTGCGCCGGCTGCCCCCATCGGGCAACCTATGCCGCAATGCGTCAGGCCTGCGGAGACGAACCGATTTACACAAACGATATCGGCTGTTACACGCTGGGGGTGCTTCCCCCCCTAAGCATGTCGGATTTGTCCGTCTGTATGGGGGCCAGCATCGGCATGGGCTCCGGCATGGGTACGGCAACGGGCAGAAAGGTCGTCTCCTTTATCGGGGACTCCACCTTCTTTCATGCGGGAATCCCGGGGCTGATAAACGCCCTGCATAACGGCCACAACCAGACGGTGGTCATCATGGACAACGGGACAACCTCGATGACCGGCTTTCAGCCTGATCCCGGCACAGCCATGGAAAATATGGGCTTCAACAACCTGAGCGTCTCGATCGAAGCCTTGGTGAACGGCATCGGGGTCAAGCATGTGACCGTCGTCAAACCGTTCAAGTTCAAAAAGACGGTGGAGCAAATCAAGGAGGCCATCGCCTTCCCGGGGCTTTCCGTAATCATTTCCCGCGAAATATGCCCCATGTACGAAAAGACCTTCAAAAAACAGGAAAAACGGTCATACTTTGTTGACCACAGCAAGTGCAAGAATCATCGGGTTTGCCTCAATACGCTGGCCTGCCCGGCTTTCTATCTGGAAGGGGAGCAGGTGGAAATTGATGAAGCAAGCTGCATCGGCTGTACGCTCTGCGTTCAGGTCTGCCCGGAAAATGCCATAAGACTCAAGAAGATAGGAGAATAA
- a CDS encoding indolepyruvate oxidoreductase subunit beta — MDMIRIVIVAVGGQGNLLASHLLGEAALAHEVPVQISEIHGMAQRGGVVESSILLGKAQSNIISPGEADILVGFEPLETLRAIGKCNKDSIVLSNTAPLPPFTVAIGMGVYPPVEETMNLIGAQVRKNIAFDASSLARQAGTLLSLNMVMLGALAGTGLIPISADMLKQTISEKTKKAFLEMNIKAFDLGYAVSAGAVH, encoded by the coding sequence ATGGATATGATAAGAATTGTCATTGTTGCCGTGGGCGGCCAGGGGAACCTCCTTGCCTCTCACCTGTTGGGAGAAGCGGCCCTGGCGCACGAGGTGCCTGTGCAGATCAGCGAAATTCACGGGATGGCGCAAAGGGGCGGGGTTGTAGAATCCTCCATCCTGCTGGGCAAGGCGCAAAGCAATATAATCTCCCCGGGCGAAGCGGATATCCTCGTTGGCTTTGAACCGCTGGAAACCCTCAGAGCCATTGGAAAATGCAATAAAGATTCCATAGTCCTTTCCAACACCGCTCCTTTGCCCCCCTTCACCGTGGCAATCGGCATGGGCGTCTATCCGCCGGTTGAGGAAACGATGAACCTGATCGGGGCGCAGGTTAGGAAAAACATCGCCTTCGACGCCTCGAGTCTGGCTCGCCAGGCGGGAACCTTATTGAGTCTTAACATGGTGATGCTGGGCGCTCTGGCCGGAACCGGGCTAATCCCCATCTCGGCGGACATGCTGAAACAGACGATCAGCGAAAAAACAAAGAAGGCCTTTCTGGAAATGAACATAAAGGCCTTTGACCTGGGATATGCCGTAAGCGCCGGCGCTGTTCATTAA